The following proteins are co-located in the Spirochaetales bacterium genome:
- a CDS encoding NAD(P)H-dependent oxidoreductase subunit E, translated as MRKIKPPSNESLTAVNPEDIDRIIENHGTTRSAVIPILKAVQDRYQYLPPKALELICGKTDITPARIAGIATFYSSFRLKPAGKHRINVCIGTACHMKGAEQVYRAFKNHLLIPEEEDTDSRGLFTVEKAACLGCCMLAPAVRIDTITYGYLEPQKVPATINDFLLSQKETGKRPVSDPEPSEIPHGEARLCTCSSCRAAGSHEVYGELRRLVAEDGLPVRVIEVGCTGISYEAPLLDITTGDGKTFRYGRVGVRDVDRILHTHFTPVKAFGRIRAAARLFLEDIYIDGPEPGVIRYTAEPRSFCPAGSHRQVAIATEHSGILPPLDIVLYKKFDGFRGLSACLSSSDPGGVIRLLEKSRLRGRGGAGYPTALKWAAVRDRQATKKYVICNGDEGDPGAFMDRMLIESFPFRIIEGMTIAGHTVGAREGYIYIRSEYPLAVERIKTAVRICEREGFSGRHILKSGYSFHITVVEGAGAFVCGEETALIAAIEGGRGMPRFRPPYPSHKGLWGLPTLVNNVETLSLIPWIIRNGPDKFAALGNGNSRGTKTFALAGKIVHGGLVEVPMGITLREIVEDIGGGIQGGKRFKAIQIGGPSGGVIPAALAELPVDYEALLGEEAIMGSGGMVVLDETDCMVEVARYFMDFTRSESCGKCTYCRIGSGEMYNILNRLTTGKGKQGDIERLEHLGDMMRERSLCGLGKTAPNPVMSTIRHFRLEYEAHIDGTCPSQSCKALIAYSITDSCIGCTRCAQVCPSGAIRMRPYERHEIDIDRCIRCDACRTVCPQKAVVIGGIR; from the coding sequence ATGCGGAAGATTAAGCCCCCCTCGAACGAATCCCTCACCGCCGTCAATCCGGAGGACATCGACCGAATCATTGAAAATCACGGTACCACGAGGTCGGCTGTCATCCCGATCCTCAAAGCCGTTCAGGACCGCTACCAATATCTCCCCCCAAAGGCTTTGGAGTTGATCTGCGGAAAAACCGATATCACTCCGGCCCGGATCGCCGGGATCGCCACCTTTTATTCCTCCTTTCGTCTCAAACCCGCGGGAAAGCACCGGATCAACGTATGTATCGGGACGGCATGCCATATGAAAGGGGCCGAACAGGTGTACCGAGCGTTTAAAAACCACCTCCTCATTCCGGAAGAAGAAGATACGGACAGCAGGGGGCTTTTCACAGTTGAAAAAGCGGCATGTCTGGGATGCTGCATGCTCGCCCCCGCCGTTCGGATCGATACCATTACCTACGGATATCTCGAACCGCAAAAGGTCCCTGCCACCATCAATGATTTTCTTTTATCGCAGAAGGAGACGGGGAAACGGCCGGTGTCCGATCCGGAACCTTCGGAAATCCCCCATGGAGAAGCCCGTCTCTGTACCTGTTCGAGTTGCCGCGCGGCGGGTTCACATGAGGTGTACGGCGAGTTGCGCCGGCTGGTCGCCGAAGACGGTCTTCCCGTCAGGGTCATCGAGGTCGGGTGCACCGGTATTTCATATGAAGCGCCGCTTCTCGACATCACGACCGGAGATGGAAAAACCTTCCGTTACGGAAGGGTGGGCGTTCGGGATGTGGACCGGATTCTTCATACCCATTTTACGCCTGTCAAGGCATTCGGGCGAATCCGCGCCGCGGCCAGGCTTTTTCTCGAAGACATATACATCGACGGGCCGGAACCGGGTGTCATCCGTTATACGGCCGAACCGAGGTCCTTTTGTCCCGCCGGCTCGCACAGACAGGTCGCGATCGCCACGGAACACTCAGGCATTCTCCCCCCCCTCGATATTGTCCTCTATAAAAAATTTGACGGGTTTCGCGGTTTGAGCGCGTGCCTTTCCTCTAGCGATCCGGGGGGTGTTATCCGTCTTCTTGAAAAAAGCCGTCTTCGGGGACGGGGCGGTGCCGGTTATCCGACTGCACTGAAATGGGCAGCCGTCAGGGACCGGCAGGCGACGAAGAAATACGTGATATGTAACGGCGATGAAGGCGATCCCGGTGCGTTCATGGACAGAATGCTGATTGAATCGTTCCCGTTCAGAATCATAGAAGGCATGACGATCGCCGGACACACGGTGGGGGCCCGGGAAGGGTATATCTACATTCGTTCCGAGTATCCCCTTGCCGTCGAACGGATAAAAACGGCGGTCCGGATCTGTGAACGGGAGGGGTTTTCCGGCCGTCATATTCTGAAAAGCGGTTATTCGTTTCACATTACCGTTGTCGAGGGCGCCGGCGCTTTCGTGTGCGGTGAAGAAACGGCCCTGATCGCCGCGATCGAAGGCGGACGGGGGATGCCGCGTTTTCGGCCTCCCTATCCTTCCCATAAAGGGCTGTGGGGTCTGCCGACCCTCGTCAACAATGTCGAAACACTCTCACTCATTCCGTGGATTATCCGCAACGGCCCCGATAAGTTTGCCGCTCTCGGTAATGGAAACAGCAGGGGGACAAAAACATTCGCCCTTGCGGGGAAGATCGTTCACGGGGGACTTGTCGAGGTTCCGATGGGAATTACCCTGCGGGAGATTGTCGAAGACATCGGCGGGGGTATCCAGGGGGGAAAACGATTTAAGGCGATACAGATAGGCGGCCCCTCGGGCGGCGTCATTCCGGCCGCACTCGCGGAGTTGCCCGTCGATTACGAAGCCCTTCTCGGGGAGGAGGCGATCATGGGATCGGGCGGCATGGTGGTCCTGGATGAAACCGATTGCATGGTCGAAGTCGCCCGCTACTTCATGGATTTCACCCGCAGTGAATCCTGCGGAAAATGCACATACTGCCGGATCGGGAGCGGGGAAATGTACAACATCCTGAACCGGCTCACCACCGGGAAAGGGAAGCAAGGCGATATCGAACGTCTCGAACATCTCGGTGATATGATGAGGGAACGAAGTCTTTGCGGATTGGGGAAAACGGCCCCCAATCCCGTAATGTCGACCATCCGCCATTTCAGGCTCGAATACGAGGCGCATATCGACGGGACCTGTCCCTCGCAAAGCTGCAAAGCACTTATCGCCTATTCGATCACCGATTCCTGTATCGGGTGCACGAGGTGCGCCCAGGTATGTCCGTCGGGGGCGATACGGATGAGGCCTTACGAGCGTCACGAGATCGATATCGACCGCTGCATCCGTTGCGACGCCTGCCGGACAGTATGTCCGCAGAAAGCGGTTGTTATCGGGGGGATACGATAG
- a CDS encoding PQQ-like beta-propeller repeat protein, with product MNGTDTRETGKRMIVYAVLRGIAAAAALFSAVTGAIITITFFQLSSLDPVNLPQLASLYEAYNEHPEDEALKDRLRSLDLLARRAFFTAGWQIRTGGYLFAGGAGLAVLCLLIMSLIKKPAPRPGGEPSPGGVLRSRRLIRGLTAGLAGGFFLFSLAASFIASDRLENPAAGISGTNPEGAASSGGKESLADGWTCFRGGSGAGIAPEGTYPVDWDGESGKGIRWKKTLPLEGFNSPVVYDNRVFLSSASKESLLVLCFDAGDGGLLWEKEVKDVTGKPSVFPEVSADTGYAAPGLATDGERVFALFATGDLVCLSLDGEVLWSRPMGVPENAYGHASSLVTKGGRLFVQYDGENTAGLFCFDASSGEILWETPREVHASWSSPVIVSHGGRAEIILSANPIVASYDLVTGKALWSVECMVGEVGPSPAYADGKVFAANQFASLVAIDPDNEEILWEYYDELPDVASPCAAGGILFMATSYGIVCALEAETGGVFWTAEYEEGFYASPILADGRVYALDRKGVMRIIEASAEYNLIAQPALGDDTVSTPAFYRSGIFIRSKKYLFCIGGLDAED from the coding sequence ATGAACGGGACTGATACGCGTGAAACCGGCAAACGCATGATCGTGTATGCCGTGCTGCGCGGGATTGCCGCGGCTGCCGCCCTCTTTTCCGCGGTGACGGGAGCGATCATCACCATCACCTTTTTCCAGCTTTCCTCACTCGATCCGGTCAACCTTCCCCAGCTTGCGTCCTTGTATGAAGCGTACAACGAGCATCCTGAAGATGAAGCGCTCAAAGACCGGTTGCGCTCGCTTGATCTTCTCGCAAGGCGCGCTTTCTTTACCGCGGGTTGGCAGATCCGGACCGGGGGTTACCTTTTCGCGGGCGGCGCCGGGCTCGCCGTCCTCTGTCTCCTCATCATGAGCCTCATTAAAAAGCCCGCCCCCCGTCCGGGCGGGGAACCATCTCCCGGAGGAGTTCTCCGTTCACGTCGCCTTATACGGGGTCTGACGGCAGGATTGGCCGGCGGTTTTTTCCTCTTTTCTCTCGCCGCCTCCTTTATAGCCTCAGACCGGCTCGAAAACCCCGCTGCCGGCATTTCCGGAACGAATCCGGAAGGTGCGGCGTCTTCCGGAGGCAAGGAAAGCCTCGCGGACGGGTGGACCTGTTTCCGCGGCGGAAGCGGTGCGGGTATCGCCCCCGAAGGAACATACCCGGTCGACTGGGACGGCGAATCAGGGAAAGGGATACGCTGGAAAAAAACGCTTCCGCTCGAGGGGTTCAACTCACCGGTCGTCTACGACAACAGGGTCTTTCTCTCGTCGGCATCGAAGGAGAGTCTTTTGGTTCTCTGCTTCGATGCCGGCGACGGCGGTCTGCTTTGGGAGAAGGAGGTAAAAGACGTTACCGGAAAACCGTCCGTCTTTCCCGAAGTTTCGGCGGACACAGGGTATGCGGCACCGGGACTAGCGACGGACGGCGAACGGGTCTTTGCGCTTTTCGCAACCGGCGACCTCGTATGCCTTTCCCTTGACGGCGAGGTGTTATGGAGCCGTCCGATGGGTGTCCCCGAAAATGCCTACGGTCACGCCTCGTCCCTCGTCACCAAAGGCGGCCGCCTTTTCGTTCAATACGACGGGGAAAACACAGCCGGCCTCTTCTGCTTTGACGCATCGAGCGGGGAAATCCTCTGGGAAACCCCGCGGGAAGTCCATGCGTCATGGTCTTCTCCTGTCATCGTCTCACACGGGGGCCGGGCTGAGATAATCCTTTCGGCGAATCCGATCGTCGCTTCATACGATCTTGTTACCGGTAAAGCGTTGTGGAGCGTCGAATGCATGGTGGGCGAAGTCGGACCGTCACCGGCGTACGCGGACGGCAAGGTGTTCGCCGCCAACCAGTTCGCGAGTCTCGTCGCCATCGATCCTGATAACGAGGAAATACTCTGGGAGTACTACGACGAACTGCCCGATGTCGCGAGTCCCTGTGCGGCCGGCGGGATTCTTTTTATGGCGACGAGTTACGGTATCGTCTGCGCCCTCGAAGCGGAAACGGGAGGTGTATTCTGGACGGCGGAATACGAGGAGGGATTTTATGCTTCACCAATCCTTGCGGACGGCAGGGTGTACGCCCTTGACAGAAAAGGGGTGATGCGTATTATCGAAGCCTCAGCCGAATACAACCTGATTGCCCAACCTGCGTTGGGGGATGATACGGTGAGTACTCCCGCATTTTACCGCTCCGGTATCTTTATCCGTTCGAAAAAATATCTCTTTTGCATCGGGGGTCTCGATGCGGAAGATTAA
- a CDS encoding 4Fe-4S dicluster domain-containing protein encodes MKDKPAFQTVFMQALLAVLCFTASVPLHGQERFPQPEFTSDYTIPTPLQPHPRQTVFDYIDTAILIAALASASLFALKFRRRTGLIVIAVFSVFYFGFFRRGCVCPIGAIQNMAMALFNPHFAVPITVILFFTVPLIFALFTGRTFCSGVCPFGALQELVIVKPLRLPQWVSSVLGIIPPAYLCLSVLLAATGSGFIICRFDPFIGFFRFGATFEMFVAGLLFLLAGTVVARPYCRFVCPYGVILGWLSRLSYRHVKIAPEECIRCRLCEDVCPVDAIRPPVPETMIEERKTGIRRLGFAILFLPLIAFGTGFALSLLSPYLALLHPDVRLARQIRLENAGEAEGTTLESDAFRMRDVPFDALFEREKTVRGRMTKGAWIAGSVIGFLAGLTLIASSRWKKRSVFEIDRRACVSCGRCFEVCSKEQEERRKTTLKKKEKTNERD; translated from the coding sequence ATGAAGGATAAACCGGCATTTCAGACCGTTTTTATGCAGGCGCTTCTGGCCGTCCTGTGTTTTACCGCCTCCGTCCCCCTGCACGGGCAGGAACGGTTCCCTCAGCCGGAGTTTACATCGGACTATACCATTCCCACGCCGTTACAGCCTCATCCCAGGCAGACGGTCTTCGATTATATCGACACGGCGATCCTCATCGCGGCCCTTGCCTCAGCGAGTCTTTTCGCCCTCAAATTTCGCAGGCGCACCGGTCTTATCGTCATTGCCGTCTTTTCCGTTTTCTATTTTGGATTTTTCCGGCGGGGGTGCGTCTGCCCGATCGGCGCGATCCAGAATATGGCGATGGCGCTTTTCAACCCGCACTTCGCGGTCCCCATAACCGTCATTCTCTTTTTTACAGTTCCCCTGATCTTTGCCCTTTTTACCGGCAGGACATTCTGCTCGGGGGTCTGTCCCTTCGGGGCCCTGCAGGAACTGGTCATCGTCAAACCCCTCAGGCTTCCCCAATGGGTTTCCTCCGTGCTGGGAATTATCCCGCCCGCCTACCTGTGCCTTTCCGTTCTCCTCGCGGCCACGGGATCGGGCTTTATCATCTGCCGGTTCGATCCTTTTATCGGATTTTTCAGGTTCGGCGCCACATTTGAAATGTTCGTCGCGGGTCTTCTGTTTCTATTAGCCGGCACGGTTGTCGCCCGGCCCTACTGCCGTTTTGTCTGTCCCTATGGGGTCATTCTCGGCTGGCTTTCGCGGCTTTCATATCGGCACGTGAAAATCGCGCCGGAAGAATGTATCCGGTGCCGGTTATGTGAGGATGTGTGCCCCGTTGATGCGATCAGGCCGCCCGTCCCCGAGACCATGATCGAAGAGAGAAAAACGGGAATACGCCGTCTGGGGTTTGCCATCCTTTTTCTGCCCCTTATCGCTTTCGGGACGGGATTCGCCCTCTCGCTTCTCTCACCATACCTTGCCCTGCTTCATCCCGATGTCCGGCTCGCGCGCCAGATCCGGCTCGAGAATGCCGGAGAAGCCGAAGGAACCACACTCGAAAGCGACGCCTTCCGGATGAGGGACGTCCCTTTCGATGCCCTCTTCGAAAGGGAAAAGACCGTTCGCGGCCGGATGACTAAAGGCGCGTGGATTGCCGGAAGCGTTATCGGATTTCTTGCGGGACTCACCCTGATCGCCTCGTCGCGCTGGAAAAAACGGAGTGTCTTTGAAATCGACCGCCGCGCGTGCGTAAGCTGCGGCAGGTGTTTCGAAGTCTGTTCGAAGGAACAGGAAGAAAGACGCAAAACAACACTCAAGAAAAAGGAAAAGACCAATGAACGGGACTGA
- a CDS encoding NHL repeat-containing protein, with translation MDRSKKKSQTPLLPLAMILITAASVSGCFNEKGNPYVNPYQYDIDNLARIDTSLLRYKETNRIPVPFDRPTGIAVDGNKVHVTGDRSLVTITSNGEVLRRISLDGRPTCIAQDVEGVIYIGITEHVSTYSADGSRTGVWASLGNKAVITSIAASPLYVFVADAGNRHICRYTKEGRLLGHIGGSTPSEPDGFLIPSPYFDVATAGDGREIWAANTGKHRIQRYKAEGKLISSWGVRSTAIEGFCGCCNPIHFTLLEDGSFVTAEKGLPRVKVYTPQGDFRCVVAGHEDFPIGSTGFDLASGDNGDIFVLDPAGKAVRIYSEIKREGGSE, from the coding sequence ATGGACCGGTCAAAGAAAAAATCCCAAACCCCGCTGCTCCCGTTGGCGATGATACTTATAACGGCCGCTTCCGTTTCCGGTTGTTTTAACGAAAAAGGGAACCCGTATGTCAATCCTTATCAATACGACATCGACAACCTCGCGCGGATCGATACGTCCCTTCTCCGTTATAAAGAAACAAACCGTATTCCCGTCCCCTTCGATCGTCCCACGGGGATCGCGGTGGACGGGAATAAGGTTCATGTCACCGGCGACCGGTCCCTCGTTACCATCACGAGTAATGGGGAGGTTTTGCGGCGCATCTCCCTCGACGGACGCCCGACGTGCATCGCGCAGGACGTCGAAGGGGTTATTTATATCGGTATCACCGAACATGTCTCCACATATTCTGCGGATGGAAGCCGTACCGGGGTCTGGGCGTCGCTCGGCAACAAGGCCGTCATCACTTCTATCGCCGCATCGCCGTTATATGTGTTCGTCGCCGATGCCGGAAACAGACATATCTGCCGTTATACGAAAGAGGGAAGACTCCTCGGCCATATCGGCGGATCGACCCCGTCTGAACCGGACGGCTTTCTCATTCCCAGCCCGTACTTCGATGTCGCGACCGCGGGAGACGGCCGGGAAATCTGGGCCGCGAATACGGGAAAGCACAGGATACAACGCTATAAGGCGGAGGGAAAACTCATCTCATCATGGGGTGTCCGTTCGACCGCGATCGAGGGCTTCTGCGGCTGCTGCAATCCCATTCACTTTACCCTGCTTGAAGACGGAAGTTTCGTAACCGCGGAAAAAGGCCTTCCCCGGGTTAAAGTCTATACGCCACAGGGGGATTTCAGGTGTGTCGTGGCCGGACATGAAGATTTTCCTATCGGCTCGACCGGATTCGACCTCGCATCCGGCGATAACGGCGACATTTTCGTCCTGGATCCCGCGGGAAAGGCCGTGCGGATCTACTCGGAAATAAAGCGGGAAGGCGGCAGTGAATGA
- a CDS encoding PQQ-binding-like beta-propeller repeat protein, with amino-acid sequence MPERNNRFISGISACLTLAAGSLIIAAWLSFEPAFGIVKHVPGMDSGPTVAEAADETVDIGSNFRKTGEAVSFHPGSWPRFRGEDFDNISKETIPLADKWPEKGPPVLWSVSLGEGHSGPAVGGGRVYILDYDEASRSDALRCLSLADGNELWRRWYRVLVKRNHGMSRTIPAIADGVVVTIGPRCHVMCVDDESGDFLWGIDLEKEYGTEVPMWYTAQCPLIDNGVAVIAPGGKSLLIGVDCRTGNILWETPNPDGWHMSHSSIMPMSISGVDMYLYSSPEGLTAVGARGEETGKVLWRTKATENAVIAPSPVVLPGGRIFVTAGYGAGSILLEVTKKGTGYETEVLESYTPRQYLASEQQTPIFFRNHLFGILPKDAGNDRTQFVCYDPEGGMVFKSGREHQFGLGPYIIADGKFYILRDDGVLFMIRALTERYEELDAAKLLDGRDAWGPLAIAGGLLLLRDSKRLICIDVRE; translated from the coding sequence ATGCCTGAACGGAACAACCGGTTTATCAGCGGTATCAGCGCCTGCCTCACCCTCGCGGCCGGAAGTCTCATTATCGCGGCATGGCTTTCCTTTGAACCTGCTTTCGGGATAGTCAAACATGTTCCGGGCATGGACTCCGGCCCGACTGTCGCTGAAGCCGCGGATGAAACGGTCGATATCGGAAGCAATTTCAGAAAAACGGGCGAAGCGGTCTCGTTTCACCCGGGTTCCTGGCCGCGATTCCGGGGAGAAGACTTCGATAACATAAGCAAAGAGACAATACCGCTCGCTGATAAATGGCCGGAAAAAGGACCGCCGGTCCTCTGGTCCGTCTCTCTGGGTGAAGGACACAGCGGTCCGGCGGTCGGCGGGGGCCGCGTCTATATCCTCGATTATGATGAAGCATCGAGGTCCGACGCCCTGCGCTGTCTTTCCCTTGCCGACGGAAACGAATTATGGCGCCGGTGGTACAGGGTACTGGTCAAAAGGAATCATGGAATGTCCCGCACAATTCCGGCGATTGCCGACGGGGTTGTCGTGACCATAGGTCCCCGCTGTCACGTCATGTGCGTCGATGATGAAAGCGGAGATTTTCTCTGGGGCATCGACCTGGAAAAGGAGTACGGGACGGAAGTACCCATGTGGTATACGGCCCAATGCCCGCTTATCGATAACGGGGTCGCCGTTATCGCGCCCGGAGGGAAATCGCTCCTCATCGGGGTGGATTGCCGGACGGGAAACATCCTCTGGGAGACGCCTAATCCAGACGGATGGCATATGTCCCATTCTTCGATTATGCCGATGAGCATATCCGGGGTCGACATGTACCTTTATTCAAGTCCTGAAGGGTTGACGGCTGTCGGCGCCCGTGGAGAAGAGACGGGGAAGGTCCTCTGGCGGACAAAGGCCACAGAAAACGCGGTCATCGCCCCTTCCCCGGTCGTATTGCCCGGCGGACGTATTTTCGTTACGGCGGGATACGGTGCAGGTTCCATCCTGCTTGAAGTGACAAAAAAGGGGACTGGTTATGAAACCGAAGTACTCGAAAGCTATACCCCCCGCCAATACCTTGCTTCGGAACAGCAGACACCGATTTTCTTTCGGAATCATCTTTTCGGGATTCTTCCCAAAGACGCGGGAAACGACCGCACCCAGTTCGTCTGCTATGATCCGGAAGGGGGAATGGTCTTTAAAAGCGGGAGGGAACACCAGTTCGGTCTCGGTCCGTATATCATTGCGGACGGTAAGTTTTATATCCTTCGGGACGACGGGGTCCTCTTCATGATACGGGCGTTAACGGAAAGATACGAAGAACTCGACGCCGCGAAGCTTCTCGACGGCCGCGACGCATGGGGTCCCCTGGCGATAGCGGGGGGGCTGCTCCTCCTCCGCGATTCGAAAAGGCTCATCTGCATCGACGTACGCGAGTGA